The Patulibacter sp. SYSU D01012 genome window below encodes:
- a CDS encoding M20/M25/M40 family metallo-hydrolase: protein MSRRSSSPVPPDPATVEEIVALTLELTAISAPTGAEDQRAQRVAELFAAAGLAVERDAVGNVLAWRAEDDWSPADAAASSAPVVLTGHLDTVFGPEVELAPRRDGDRLLGPGIGDNTVAVATLVVLGRELAAGALGEAQPLVLAATVGEEGLGDLRGVKHLLGTTPVRAHVSLEGHLLDEVVVGGIGSVRLRARYAGPGGHSWGDRGTPSAADALLRAGVAALDAVPPGRHVNVGVVRAGTAVNAIAAAGELVVDLRDEDEDRLQDTAARVAAALETVGDGVTATVERVGHRPAGRMDDRHPLLRAVRSARGDVGLPPAREDIGSTECNAAYPLGVPTVCVGLTHGGDMHRESEWISVPPLASGLAAVRALVRRLVAV, encoded by the coding sequence ATGTCCCGTCGCTCCAGCTCGCCCGTCCCGCCCGACCCCGCGACCGTGGAGGAGATCGTCGCCCTGACGCTCGAGCTCACCGCGATCTCCGCGCCGACCGGCGCCGAGGACCAGCGCGCGCAGCGGGTCGCCGAGCTGTTCGCGGCCGCCGGCCTGGCCGTCGAGCGCGACGCCGTCGGCAACGTGCTGGCGTGGCGGGCCGAGGACGACTGGTCGCCCGCGGACGCCGCCGCGTCGTCGGCGCCGGTGGTCCTGACCGGGCACCTCGACACCGTGTTCGGCCCCGAGGTCGAGCTGGCGCCGCGGCGGGACGGCGACCGGCTGCTCGGCCCCGGGATCGGCGACAACACCGTCGCGGTCGCGACGCTCGTCGTGCTCGGACGGGAGCTGGCCGCCGGGGCGCTCGGCGAGGCGCAGCCGCTCGTCCTGGCCGCGACCGTCGGCGAGGAGGGGCTCGGCGACCTGCGCGGCGTCAAGCACCTGCTCGGCACCACCCCGGTGCGGGCCCACGTCTCGCTCGAGGGGCATCTGCTGGACGAGGTCGTCGTGGGCGGCATCGGGTCGGTGCGGCTGCGCGCCCGCTACGCCGGCCCCGGCGGTCACTCGTGGGGCGACCGCGGCACGCCGTCCGCGGCCGACGCGCTGCTGCGCGCGGGCGTGGCCGCGCTCGACGCCGTCCCGCCGGGGCGGCACGTCAACGTCGGCGTCGTCCGCGCGGGCACGGCGGTCAACGCCATCGCCGCCGCCGGCGAGCTGGTCGTCGATCTGCGCGACGAGGACGAGGACCGGCTGCAGGACACGGCCGCCCGGGTCGCCGCGGCCCTCGAGACCGTCGGCGACGGCGTGACCGCCACCGTGGAGCGCGTCGGCCACCGGCCCGCCGGGCGGATGGACGACCGGCATCCGCTGCTGCGGGCGGTCCGCAGCGCGCGCGGCGACGTGGGGCTGCCGCCGGCGCGCGAGGACATCGGCTCGACGGAGTGCAACGCCGCCTACCCGCTCGGCGTGCCGACCGTGTGCGTCGGGCTGACCCACGGCGGGGACATGCACCGCGAGAGCGAGTGGATCTCGGTGCCGCCGCTCGCCTCGGGCCTGGCGGCGGTCCGGGCGCTCGTCCGCCGGCTCGTGGCGGTCTGA